From one bacterium genomic stretch:
- a CDS encoding BamA/TamA family outer membrane protein, which produces MRIIRFNIIILAACLALSGCAKKAQTGLKEPVEETGPRLKLGQVTFTGNTIFSQGQLTGKMTSQRGQRFDDFTFQQDRRKIIYMYQKKGYLEAKFENTTMKVNQETQELDYILAINEGQLSAIGQIQFQGNELYSDSVLLSLLKVKGGDALNLAAVKQTSSGIVALYAEKGYLYASVKDTIIKTEDAHVSNIVYRINEGSPVYIGLIRISGNKGVSQKVIKREMNLASGSLLMPSRVYHNQQRVYALGLFTEVRFEMEGLADKSDTVNLLLFVKEDNNNWYGFNFGYQQPDRLQLGLEWGSDNIFGNLQKITLKTDIGYGLQNKDGLHPYTNNYFLDYLEPYFLSLPLRASGSIYYKKQRDEASYWSPLSRLGGEAKVGKSLTRLIQVYLGYKYEFLEETNNTTSDVFVSTTADKRDDIFNPTRGYNLSARLDQAGSVLGGSNDYRKSTGEAAFFHHLGRSFILAWHAKASGIYTFNRVGPVPIQERLKLGGAMNLRGYSQDEISADTFSTVNMLVNGNLELRIPVYKMLGACLFVDAGNVWADFESVKWKHYHGGTGLGFRFYTPIGPVRLDYAVKTEGKMEVNGGLIYINLGHAF; this is translated from the coding sequence GTGCGTATAATAAGATTTAACATAATCATACTGGCTGCCTGCTTAGCGCTGTCTGGCTGCGCCAAAAAGGCGCAGACCGGGCTTAAGGAACCGGTGGAAGAGACCGGCCCCCGGCTTAAACTGGGCCAGGTCACTTTTACCGGCAACACCATTTTTTCCCAGGGCCAGCTGACCGGCAAGATGACCAGCCAGCGGGGTCAGCGATTCGACGATTTTACCTTTCAACAGGACCGCCGCAAGATCATCTACATGTACCAGAAGAAGGGCTATCTGGAGGCCAAGTTCGAGAACACGACCATGAAGGTTAACCAAGAGACCCAGGAGCTGGACTACATCCTGGCCATAAACGAGGGACAGCTCTCGGCCATCGGCCAGATCCAGTTTCAGGGAAATGAGCTGTACTCCGATTCCGTGCTGTTGTCCCTGTTAAAGGTCAAGGGCGGAGATGCCCTGAATCTGGCGGCTGTCAAACAAACCTCTTCTGGCATTGTCGCCCTCTACGCTGAAAAAGGGTACCTTTACGCCTCGGTCAAGGACACCATCATTAAAACTGAGGATGCCCACGTATCCAACATCGTCTACCGTATAAACGAGGGCAGTCCGGTCTACATCGGGCTGATCCGGATATCCGGCAATAAAGGAGTATCCCAAAAGGTCATCAAACGGGAAATGAACCTTGCTTCAGGCAGCCTGCTGATGCCTTCCCGGGTCTATCACAACCAGCAGAGGGTATATGCCCTGGGGCTGTTCACCGAGGTCCGGTTCGAGATGGAAGGCCTGGCGGATAAATCAGATACCGTCAATCTGCTGCTCTTTGTCAAAGAGGATAATAACAACTGGTACGGTTTCAACTTCGGTTACCAGCAGCCGGACCGGTTGCAGCTGGGGCTGGAATGGGGAAGCGATAATATTTTCGGCAACCTGCAGAAGATCACATTAAAGACAGATATCGGGTACGGTCTGCAAAATAAGGACGGCCTGCATCCCTATACCAACAACTATTTCTTGGATTATCTGGAACCGTATTTCTTGTCGCTTCCTTTGAGGGCCAGCGGCAGCATCTATTATAAAAAACAAAGGGATGAGGCCTCCTATTGGTCCCCTTTAAGCAGGCTGGGCGGCGAAGCCAAGGTGGGAAAATCCCTGACCAGGTTAATTCAGGTCTATCTGGGCTATAAATATGAGTTTTTGGAAGAGACGAACAACACCACCAGCGATGTTTTTGTAAGCACCACGGCCGATAAACGTGACGACATCTTCAACCCCACCCGGGGTTATAACCTCAGCGCCAGGCTGGACCAGGCCGGGTCGGTGCTGGGAGGCTCCAACGATTACCGCAAGAGCACCGGAGAGGCTGCCTTTTTCCATCATCTGGGACGCAGCTTCATCCTGGCCTGGCACGCCAAGGCCTCTGGGATCTATACCTTCAACCGGGTGGGTCCGGTGCCCATCCAGGAAAGGCTGAAATTGGGCGGGGCCATGAATCTGAGGGGTTATTCCCAGGATGAAATCTCCGCCGATACCTTCAGCACAGTCAACATGCTGGTCAACGGCAACCTGGAACTGAGGATCCCGGTCTATAAGATGCTCGGGGCCTGCCTTTTTGTCGACGCCGGAAACGTCTGGGCCGATTTTGAATCGGTGAAATGGAAACACTACCACGGCGGCACGGGTCTGGGCTTCAGGTTCTATACCCCGATCGGCCCGGTCCGGCTGGACTATGCCGTCAAGACCGAGGGCAAGATGGAAGTCAACGGCGGACTGATATACATCAACCTGGGGCACGCCTTCTGA